The DNA segment ACGGTCAAGCTGTACATCTGGGCTGCAATCATCCTCATCATCGCCGAAGTGATCGGCGCCCTGAGCATTCCGCTGGGGCCCGGCAAGGTCGTGCTGCTGCCCATGGTCTGGGCCCTGCTGATCGGTGCTGCGATCGGGATCGCCAGTCATCGCCTGCCTGGCAGCCTGGCCATCGACAAACGCGCCCAGGCCCGCGCGGCAGCCATTCTGCAGCCGGCGCTACTGGTGTTTATCGCCAAGCTGGGGCTGGTGGTCGGCGGTTCGCTGCCGGTGGTCATGGCGTCTGGCTGGGCGCTGGTGTTTCAGGAGTTCGGGCATTTTGTCGGCACGGTGATTCTCGGCCTGCCGGTGGCGCTGCTGCTGGGTATCAAGCGTGAAGCGATCGGTGCGACCTTCTCGGTAGGTCGCGAGCCGAGCCTGGCGATCATCGGTGAGCGTTACGGCATGGATTCGCCGGAGGGCCGTGGCGTACTGGCGGAATACCTGACCGGTACGTTGTTTGGTGCGTTGTTCATTGCCATCGTCGCCGGCTTCATCACCAGCCTGGGGATTTTCGACCCTAAATCACTGGCCATGGGTTCGGGCATTGGCTCGGGCAGCATGATGGCCGCCGCAGCAGGCGCCATCGCAGCGCAACAGACGCCTGAAGTGGCCAAGGAAGTCATGGCCCTGGCGGCCGCTGCCAACCTGATCACTACCACCTTGGGCACCTACTTCACCCTGTTTATCTCGCTGCCACTGGCAGTCTGGGGTTACCGGGTACTAGAGCCGCTGATCGGTCGCACCACCAAGGCCTCGGTGTTCGACAATGGTCCAGCCAGCAACGAAGTGTCGCTGGAGACCCCAGACCTGGGCTGGCTGGGTCGTATCAGTGCCTGGTTCGCTGCCGGTGGCTTGGCACTGCTGGCCAACTATGTCGGCTACAAAGTGCTGTCACCCGATGCGTTTGCCGGTATGGCGATCATGATTGGTGCAGTATTTGTCGGTGAACTGCTCTGCTCGCTGCTGCGCCGCAAGATCCCGGCGGTGTGCACCGTCTCGGTGGTCGCCATGCTGCTGACTTCACCGCTGTGCCCATGGGCGGCAGAGATTTCCCGGCTGGTGGGTTCGATCAACATGCTGGCGGTGATCACACCCATGCTGGCCTTCGCCGGTCTGTCGATCGCCAAAGACCTGCCAGCGTTCCGGCGCCTGGGCTGGCGCATCGTGCTGGTCTCGTTTCTGGCCAACTTCGGCACCTTTATTGGCGCGGTGCTGATTGCCGAGTTCTTCCACTGATCGACAAATGTTCATGAAAAAAGCCCGCCAGTGCGAACTGGCGGGCTTTTTTCATTCAGCGGTTCGAATCAGCAAGTGCAGCACATCATCGGCATACCATTGCAGCTCATCATCATGGGCATGCTGCAGTCGTTCATCATCTTGTTCATCAGCATGCAGCAGTTGTTCATCATCTCCATGCTCATGCCTGGCATCGGCATCATCATGCACTTCATGCAGTCGGCTTCGATGGTGCAGGTCATCATGCACTTCATCATCGGCATGGGCATGCCCATCGGCATCATCATTGGCATGTTCATGCCGGTCATCATGTTCATCATGTTCATGCCGTTCTCGGACATGCACATCATCGCCATGTTGCCGCAATGCATCATCATCGGCATGCCGCAGTTCATCATCATCGCCATCATTTCGGCGTTGTTCTTGAACATGGCCATGTCCATGCCGGCCGCAGGCTTCATGGTGCACATCATGGCGTCGGCCATCATTTCGCACTTCATGGTCGCCATCATCATCGGCATGCCCATCATCGGCATCATTGGCATGGAAGTGTTCATCGGCATCTGCATTGCGTTCATCATGATCGAAACTCCGTTATCGATAAGCGTGAATAACTGCTTGATGGCGCCGATTCTAAGAATTTGCCGGTTGCGCACAAGATGCCGAAACAGCAGCACCCCATGGGGCACACAACCGGGAAAAGGTCGTGCATGCGCACGAACCGCTGGCTATAGCGGATGATTCGACGCTATTGCGAAACAGCTAATCAGCATCGCTGCGATACCGATGCGATAGATATCGCTTATTGATCTATCCACCTTCAATTCATGAATAAACGTTCTAAAAGCGCCAAATATTTCTCAATACCTAAGCGGTCTTCTTCGGTACTTCGCAAAAATGACGTAAATCTGCCACTCACGCCAACAACTGTGCTGCGGCCAGTTCTCGCAACTGGATAATGTCGCGTTTGGGTGCAATGCCAAACAATCGCCCATACTCGCGGCTAAATTGCGAAGGGCTTTCATAACCCACCTTGAACGCCGCACTGGAGACGTCCAGATGCTCGTTGAGCATCAGCCGCCGGGCTTCGGTCAGGCGCAGCCACTTCTGGTACTGCAACGGGCTCATGGCGGTGAGTTGGCGAAAATGATGATGGAAAGTCGGCGAACTCATCTGCACCCGCGCCGCCAGTTCTTCGACTCGCAGCGCCTTGGCGTAGTTGAGTTTCAGCCAGTCAATCGCCCGCGCGATCCGGTGCCCCTGACTGTCGACACTGACGATCTGGCGCAGTTTGGCGCCTTGGTCGCCGCATAGCAGCCGGTAATGAATCTCGCGCTGGACCATCGGCGCCAGCACCGCAATGGCCTCGGGCTCATCGAGCAATTCCAGCAAGCGCACCATCGGCGTCAGGATCGCCGGGGTGGCGGTGCCGATGCCGACACTCTTGCCGGGGGTTTTGTCACGACTGAGCGCCAGGCCGCCCAACGCAATCAGCTCCGCCATGACCCGCAGGTCCAGTTTGAACACCAACCCCAGGCACGGCTGTTCAGGACTGGCCTGGGTCACTTCTGAGTTGGCCGGCAGGTCAAGCGAGGTGACCAGAAACCGCGAACTGTCGTAAGCAAAGCCCTCACCGCCCGCCCAGAGCTGCTTGGCGCCCTGAGCGACCAACACGATGCTGGGCGGCACCATGCAGCTTTGGGGCGGCGCCAGCTCGTTACGCCGGTACAGGGTCAGCCCGCTGATGGCCGTTTCAAGGTCTCCCGGTTCGGCAACCTGCCGAGCGATCAGGCGGGCCAGTGAAGCTTGTGGGGTGGTCATGGGCGAGCGAACCTGCAGGCTATTTGCTTGAGATGTGCAGAATAATTCGGCCGCCAGAGTGCTCCTACTGAAAATGTGCACAGCCAGCGGATCAGGCAAGAAATCCAGCGAAATACGTTAGCCGGTTCTGGTCGTTACCCGGAAAAATGTTGATCACGACCAACCGCCTGGAGTTTTCCCATGACCATCCATGCTTACGGCGCCCATGCTGGCGACCAGCCGCTCGTTCCGTTGCAAATCACCCGCCGCGCGCCTGGCGCCGACGATGTGCAGATCGACATCGCCTTCTGCGGTATCTGCCACTCCGACCTGCATCAGGTGCGTGCTGAATGGGCCGGCACTCAGTTTCCCTGTGTGCCCGGTCACGAAATCGTCGGTCGGGTTACCGCCAAGGGCGCGCATGTTGCAGCGTTTGAAGTCGGTGATCTGGTCGGCGTCGGCTGCATCGTTGACAGTTGCCAGCACTGTGAAGACTGCGACCAAGGGCTGGAAAACTACTGCGACGGCATGATCGGCACCTACAACTTCCCGACCCCGGACGCCCCTGGCCACACCCTTGGCGGCTACTCGCAGCAGATTGTGGTGCACCAGCGTTATGTATTGCGCATTCGCCATCCTCAAGCACAACTGGCCGCCGTGGCGCCGCTGCTGTGTGCCGGCATCACGACTTGGTCGCCGCTGCGCCACTGGAACATCGGCCCGGGTAAGAAAGTCGGCATTGTTGGTATCGGTGGCCTGGGGCACATGGGCATCAAGCTGGCCCACGCCTTGGGCGCCCATGTGGTGGCCTTCACCACTTCCGAGTCCAAGCGTGAAGCGGCGCGGCAGCTGGGTGCCGATGAAGTGGTGGTGACCGGTAATCCGGACGAACTGGCCGCCCACCGCAAGAGTTTCGATTTGATCCTCAACACCGTGGCGGCGCCCCACGACCTTGATGCCCTGCTGGTGCTACTCAAGCGCGATGCCTGCATGACCCTGGTCGGCGCGCCAGCTTCGCCGCATCCTTCGCCTAACGTGTTCAATCTGATCACCAAACGCCGCACCCTGGCCGGTTCGATGATCGGCGGCATCGCTGAAACCCAGGAAATGCTCGACTTCTGCGCCGAACACAACATCGTCTCGGACATCGAGCTGATCGCTGCCGAACAGATCAACCAAGCCTACGAGCGGATGCTCAAGGGGGACGTCAAGTATCGCTTTGTGATCGACAACGCCACCCTGGCGCCCTGAGCTATCCCTGGCTTGCCGGTGATTGCTCCGGGGCCGCACCGGCTCGCGGTTTTGCTGTTACGCTGAGTGCCCAGATAGTCCTCATATGGTGAAGCTCATGTCTCTGCCCGACCTGCTGATACCCGATGCTGTGAAGACCGAAGCCATTCAGATTCTGGCCGATATCGAACGCGCCGACGGGGTGCTGGAAATGTCCCGGCTCGCCGGGGTTGCCGAGGGCTTTACCCTCGGCCTGGCCTGTTCTCAAGGCTTGGCGCAGGCCGAGCTGGACACCCTGGAGCGGGTGTTCAGCTCGTCGGTCAGCCGCAGGATGGCTGTGCTGCGCAGCCAGGCCTGAGCGCTGGCTGACGACGACTTGACATCCTCCCCGGCCTGAAGGCCGGAGATTCCTACGGCGCTCAGGCGCGGCATCGGGCCGCCCCCGAGTCGCTTCGGTAGGTTCCTGCTGCTGGCGCCATGACCTCTGCGCTCACTTCACAGGCTAACCGGGCGTGTCCCGCCCTTAGTACATTGATCGCCCCGACCACATCGGCGTTGCCTTCGAAACCACATCCCACGCACCTGAACAGCGCCTGCGTCTGGCGGTTGGCCGCCGACACATGGCCGCAACACGGGCACGTGCGGCTGGTATCTCGCGGCGGCACGGCAATCAGCCAGCCGCCGCGCCACGCCAGCTTGTAGTCCAGTTGGCGGCGGAACTCGAACCAGCCCTGATCGAGGATGGACCTGTTCAGGCCAGACTTGGCCCGAACGTTTCTTCCCGGCGCCTCTGCCGTGCCTGCCGCCGACCTGGACATATTGCGTACCTGCAAGTCCTCGATACACACCATCGCGTGGTTTTGGCTGATCGTGGTGGAGCACTTGTGCAGGTAGTCGCGGCGGGCATTGCCGATTCGGGAATGAATGCGCTGGACGCAAGCTTTCGCCTTCTTCCAGTTGCGGCTGAATCTGACCTTGCGGCTCATCGCCTGCTGCGCTTTGCACAGCGCGGTCTCATGGCGTTTGAAGCTGTTAAGGGGTGCGTAGAACGAGCCATCCGAAAGCGTGGCGAACCGGGCAATGCCCATGTCGATGCCGATTGCCGCACCCTGTGCCGTGGGCTGCTCATCAATCTCGCGTTCGGTCTGGATGCTCACGAACCACTTGCCACACGACTGGCTCACGGTGATGTTCTTCACAGTACCCAGCGTCTCGCGGCTGTTGCGGTAGCGCAGCCAGCCCAGCTTGGGCAGAAACAGGCGGCTGTTGGTCTGGTCGAGCTTGATCTGTTTCGGGTCGGGATAGCGCAAGCTGTTGTTCTGCCCCTTCTTCTTGAACCGGGGAAAGTCGGCTCGCTTGGCGAAGAAGTTGGCGTAGGCCCGTCCCAGATCCTTGAGGCTCTGTTGCAACGGGTGAACAGGCGCATCGGCCAGCCATGCGGTTGGCGGGCTATTGCGCCACTCGGTCAGCAACTTGCACAGGCCCGCATAGCCGAGCTTGTTCTCGCCTTGCTCGTGACGTTCCTTCTGCAACGCCAGCGCCTTGTTGAAGACGAAGCGACAGGAGCCCGCAAAGCGGCGCATTTGCCGCTCCTGCCGGCCGTCTGGCATGAGTTCGTACTTGAAGGCTTGAAGTCGTTGCATGCTGCTCTTGAGCCATGAGCAATGAAGACGCCATTAGGCGCGGACGGCACGGTGTTTTCAAGATGCATGCCCATGGGGTCTTTGTAACGAAATACCGCCGTAGAAGGGCATCTGTGTCGCCATGTTACTTCGCATAATCCTGTGGTGGTGCGTCCATCGAACAGCAGCAGCCACCCCACAGCAACCAGGGACGGCTACGCCGTCCGCGCTATCCTTCCCCGCCCTGAACGGCGGGGCTTGTCGCGCCCCGATGGTCAAATCCTGCGTTTGCGGTTCAGGCTCGGGATGGTGGTCGCCGGAATGACCTGTGGCTGCTGCGCCTCATGCCGGGTGTGCAGCGCCAGATCCGCCAGGGTCGGATGGCTGAACAGCGCGCGGGCATCCACGTGCAGGCCGGCCTGGCGCATCCGTGCCACCAGGGTCACGGCCAGCAACGAGTGACCGCCCAACTCGAAGAAGTTGTCGTCGCGCCCTACCCGCTCGACCCCCAGCAATTGCGCCCAGATCCGCGCCAGGGTGGTCTGGGTGTCGCCTTCCGGCGCCCGATAGTCACGGCTGAGCACCGCGTCCTGGCCGGGTTCGGGCAGCGCCTTGCGCTCGACTTTGCCGTTGGGGCTAAGCGGCATGACCGGCAGGCAGACGAACGCCGAAGGGGTCATGTAATCCGGCAGCTGTTCAAGCACATGGGCGCGCAGAGCTTCGATACCCGGCGCACAATGCCCCGCCAGCAGGGTGAAATAGGCCACCAGACGCTGTTCACGCAGCAGCACCACCACCTCGTGCAGCGCCACATGCTGCATCAGCCGCGCTTCGATCTCGCCCAGCTCCAGGCGCAAGCCATGCAGCTTGACCTGGAAGTCATTGCGGCCGAGAAACACCAGATTACCGTCTGCCTCCATACGCACCAGATCGCCCGTTCGGTACAGCCGGTCACCGGCTACAAAGGGGCTGGCGATAAAGCGCTCGGCGTTATGTTGACTCAAGCCTTTATAGCCACGCGCAACGCCTACCCCGCCAACATGCAACTGGCCGCTCACGCCTTGCGGCACCGGCCGGTCATGGGCATCGAGCACGTAGGCACGGGTATTGGGCAAGGGACAACCAATCGGTAGCGCATTGTCCGGCAGCGGCATGTGCGGCTCCAGCGTGAAGGCGCTGCTGTCTACGGTGGCCTCGGTGGGGCCATAGACGTTGTGCAGCCGCACCTGCGGCAAGCGCTCACGAACCTGACGGGCCAGCGAGGCCGTCAGCTCGCCGCCGCCACACACCACATCGGTCAGGCTGGTGCACTGCTCGACACCCTCGGCATCGAGAAACTGCTGCAACAGCGCCGGCACGAACTTGACCACACTGATGCGCCGCTGGCGAACCTCACGCACCAGATAGTCCGGGTCGCGATGCCCGTCCGGCGCGGCCAGCACCAGCCGCAGCCCGGCGGTCAGCGGCCAGAAGAACTCCCACACCGAACCGTCGAAGCTGAACGGCGCCTTTTGCAGTAATGCCGCATCCGGACGCGGCGGGATCAGTTGCGAGCCCCAGTGCACCAGGTTGCATAAACCGCGATGCTCGATCATCACCCCCTTGGGGGTGCCGGTAGAGCCTGAGGTGTAGATCATGTACGCCAGGTTGGCGGCGCTGAAACCGACAGGCTGCGGGTTGCTGTCGGGATGTTGCTGCCAGTCGCACTGGTCGAAATCAAGCCGCGGGAGCTCATGCAGGCTCAGTTGCGCGCGGGTCGCGGCATGCACCATTAGCGCCACCGGCGCGCTGTCGCGCAGCATGTAGTCCAGACGTTCGGCCGGGTAGCCGGGGTCCAGCGGCACATAGGCGCCGCCGGCCTTGAGAATGCCCAGCAAACCGACGACCAGCTCCACACCGCGCTCCACGCACAAGGCCACTCGCTGATCAGGTTTGACCCCGAGGGCAATCAACCGATGCGCCAGGCGGTTGGCTTCAACGTTGAGCTGGGCATAGCTCAGGCTGCGGTCTGCGGCTTGCAGGGCGATGGCCTCAGGCGTGCGCCGCACCTGAGCCTCGAACAGGGTTTGCACGCCCTGCTCGATGGGCCAGTGGGTAGCGGTTGCGTTGTAGTCCAGCCACCAGCGCCGGACTTCGTGATCAGGGGTGACCGCCACCTGATGTAAAGGTTTATGCGGCTCGCACTCCAGTGCCTGAACCAGCCCCTCGATGGCGGTGCGCAGATAGTCCAGAACCCGTTGCGCGCCGATCTGGCGCGGCACCCGCGCGCTGAGCCGGAAACCGCTGTCCGTGTCGTCGACTGCCAGCATCAGGGCGTAGCTAACCACTTCAGTGCTGCTCAATAGCTCGATACCCGGCAGTTTTGCTTCATCCTGATTTGCTGCATGCCGGTAATTGAGCAGGCTGTTGAACAGCGGCGTACTGCCCGTCAGCGCGCTGCACCGCAGCACCTGCGCCAGCGGCGCATGCTCATGGGCCAGCAGCGCGGCCAGCCGCCCATGCACATCAACAGCAGCGCGGCTGACACTCTGGCCGGCGAGCTTGACCCGCAGCGGCAAGGTATTGATGAACATGCCCATGGCCCGGTCGGCACCGTCGCCGGCCAGCAGACGGCCGAGCAGTACCGTACCGAACACCACATCGTCGCGCCCGGCCAGCAGGCTCAGCACCTGGGCCCAGGCCAAGTGATAGAGGCTGGCCGGGCTGACACCCCAATGCCGCGCCTCATGACGCAAGCGCTCGGCCAGGCGCTGGTCCAGCCAGGCCCGCGCCTCTTGATGGTCACGGTCGTCGAGCGGGCGCTCACGCAGGTCGAAGGCCAGGGTCGGCTCGTCAATATCTCCCAGCCATTCACGGAAGAACACCTCATGCCCGGCCTGATGATTGCCCGCCCCGGCCTGGGCCACATAATTGCGATACGGCACCGGTGCGCTCAGGGTCGCACCGGCCCCCTGCAACAGGGCATGAATTTCGGCCATCAGCACCGCCGTGGAGGTGGCGTCGTTGATCAGGTGGTGGAACTGCAACAGCCCCAGCCAACGCCCTTGCTGCACATCTTCAGCACCGGCCAGCGCCATCATCGGTGCGCGGCAAATATCCAGCGGGCGCCGCGCGGCATCGAAACGCTCGCGCAATTGCTGCTGCGCATCGCCCTGCCGGGCATCCAGGCTCAGGTTTTCAACGCTTAGGCGGGCCTCACGCCAGACCACCTGCACCGGTTGCTCAAGCCCCTCCCAGAACAGGCTGGTGCGCAGAATGTCGTGACGATCAATCACCTGCTGCAGGGCCGCCGCAAACGCCTCGAAACACTCGCGGCTGGCAAACGCGAACAGCGCATGCTGTTGATAGGGATCGCGCTCACCGGCGGTCATATGGTGATAGAGCAAGCCTTCCTGCAGCGGCGCCAGCGGGTAGATTTCCTGCACATTGCGCGCCCCGCCCGGTACTGTGGCGACGATCCGCTCAATGTTGGCCTGGTCCAGTTGCAGCAGCGCCAGCATGTCACCGGTGATGTGTTCACAATCGGCCGGCACGCGATTGGCCGCCACGCTCACTTCACGGTTACGGCCCACCGCAGCGGCGAGGTTGGCCAGGGTCGGCTGGCCGAACAGCACCTGCACATCGGCGCTCAGGCCCTGCTGGCGCATGCGTTCGATCAGTTTCACGGCCAGCAGCGAATGCCCGCCCAGCTCAAAGAAATGATCCTGACGGCCCACCTGCTCAACCCCCAGCAGCTCGGCCCACAATGCCGCCAGAACGGTTTCGGTTTCGCCTTCGGGCGCCTGATACTCGCGACGCAACAGGGCCTCGGCGTCGGGTGCAGGCAAGGCGCGGCGGTCCAGCTTGCCGTTGGCAGTCAGCGGCCATTGCGCCATGCGTACATAAGCGTTCGGCAGCAAGGCCGCCGGCAGACACAACTTGAGATGCTCGTGCAGAGCGCCGGGATCGACCGGCGAAAGCTCGGTGAACCAGGTCAACAGTTGCCCGTCATGCACCTGCGCCACCGCATCCTTGACGGCCGCATGGCTGCTCAGCGCGGCTTCAATCTCGCCCAGCTCGACCCGCACACCGCGGATCTTCACCTGGTCGTCATTACGGCCCAGATATTCGAGATTGCCATCGGCCAGCCAGCGCACCAGGTCGCCGGTGCGGTACATCCGCCCGCCATTGAACGGGTCAGTCAAAAAACGCTCAGCGGTGAGGTCTTCACGGTTCAGATAACCGCGAGCCACACCGGCACCGCCGATATACAGCTCACCGACCACACCGATTGGCACCGGCTGTTGCTGCTCGTCCAGCACGTAAGCTTTGGCATTGGCCATCGGCTTGCCGATATGCAGCAGCTCACCCACCTGCATGACGCCAGAGGTCGCCACCACCGTGGCTTCGGTCGGGCCGTAGTTATTGACCACCGCAAAGCCTGGATCACGCAGGAACTGGCGCAGCCGGTCACCGCCGATCAACAGGGTCTTGAGGGTCGGGTGCGGCTGTTGCTGGCTAAAGGCGTATTCCGCTACCGGGGTCGGCAAGAAGCTGACGTCCAGCGGCTGAGCCCGCCACCAGTCGAGCAAGGCTTCGATGTCCTGCTCGCCGTCCTGGGTCGGGGCCAGATGCAAGGTCGCACCGCTGCACAGCGCCGGCCAGACTTCCCAGGCCATGGCATCGAAACCGAAGCCGGCCAGGCTGGAGGTGTGCTTGCCCACGCCCAGATCGAAAGCCTCGCAGTGCCAGTCCACCAGGTTGTTCAGGGTCTGGTGCTCGACCATTACACCTTTGGGCAAACCGGTGGAGCCGGAGGTGTAGATCACGTAGGCCAGGTTATTGACCGTGGCCCGTTGAGTCAGCTCGACGTTTAGCTGGGCTAAAGGCAGACGGTCCAGTTCGATCACCGGCACTGACAACACCGGTAGCCGGCCAACCAGCTCGCTCAAGGTCAGCACCACCTTGGGCTGGCTGTCACTGAGCAGGTAAGCCAGCCGCTCGGCCGGGTGCGCCGGGTCGACCGGCACGTATGCACCACCGGCCTTGAGCACCGCCAGCAAACCCACCAGCGTGTCGAGGCCCCGGCGGGCGACAACGGCCACTCGATCATCGGGCTGCACGCCCTGCGCCAGCAATTGAGCCGCCAAGCCGTTGGCGCGCTGTTCCAGTTGCCCGTAGCTCAGGCTTTGGCCCTGATACACGGCGGCTACGGCGTCGGGCCGTTCGGCAGCCTGCGCGGCCACGCGCTGATCAATGGCCAAGCCCTGTGGGTAACAGGCCTCGCTGCGATTCCATGCATCCAGCTGAGCCTGCTCGGCCGGGGTGGCGATGCTCAGCTCGGCCACTTTCGCGGCTGGGTTGTCCAGGGCCTGTTCCAGCACATGCATCAACCGTTCAGCCAATGCCTCGATGTCGACGGCCTGGAAATACGCCTCGTTGTACACGTAATGAATCCACACCCGGTCGTTGTAGCGGTTGCTGCGCAGGTGGATGGCCAGCGGCGTCGGCTCATGGCGGTTGGAGACCTTGAAGGTATGGGCCAATGCGTCGCCATAACGGTAGTCGTGGTCGTCCTGCTCATAAGACACCGTGACCTCGAACAACTGCGCACGGTCCTCACGCAGCAGACCCAAGGCACGATTGAGCTCACTCAGTGGCAGGCGCTGGTGGCGGAAATCCTGGCGCAACTCGTCACGTATACCCTTGAGCAGCTCAACAAAACTCAGCTCACGGCCAAACGGCATGAGGATCGGGCTGACCTGGGCAAACAGGCCCACAGTCGACTTGAAGCGCGCCCCGGCCCGATTGAGGATCGGCATGCCCACCACCCACTCGTCGCGTTGTTCGGTGCGGGTGAAATACACATGCAACATCGCCAGCAGCACATGAAAAGCCGATGCCTGAGACTCGCCGGCCAATTGTTTCATGCGCTCGTGCAGTCCCGCGCTGAAGGGCTGCACCAGGCTTTGTCCCGGCAATGTCGGTGCTTCGCGATAACGCGGGGTCAGCAGCGGTGCCGGGATACTGCGATATTTATCCAGCCACCAGTCAAGGTCACGGGCATGACGTGGCGAGCCTTGATACACGGCATCGTCTTCAACGAACGTGGCATAGGCTGGCGCGGCTTGCGGGGCTGGCTGCCCGGCGAGCAATGCACTGTAGATTTCCCCCAGCGACTTGAGCATCTGGCCAAAGCCCCAGCCGTCAAGAATCAGGTGATGCGCCTGGGTCGCCAGAAAGTGTCGCTGCTCGTTGAGCCGGATAAGAAAGAAGCGAAACAGCGGCCCGCCATCAAGTGCATAGCTGCGGCGCATCTGTTCCTGGATCAACGCCTGGGCCGCACTGTCGGGGTCATCGAACTGTGAACAGTCATACTG comes from the Pseudomonas sp. StFLB209 genome and includes:
- a CDS encoding AraC family transcriptional regulator, translating into MTTPQASLARLIARQVAEPGDLETAISGLTLYRRNELAPPQSCMVPPSIVLVAQGAKQLWAGGEGFAYDSSRFLVTSLDLPANSEVTQASPEQPCLGLVFKLDLRVMAELIALGGLALSRDKTPGKSVGIGTATPAILTPMVRLLELLDEPEAIAVLAPMVQREIHYRLLCGDQGAKLRQIVSVDSQGHRIARAIDWLKLNYAKALRVEELAARVQMSSPTFHHHFRQLTAMSPLQYQKWLRLTEARRLMLNEHLDVSSAAFKVGYESPSQFSREYGRLFGIAPKRDIIQLRELAAAQLLA
- a CDS encoding DUF3100 domain-containing protein, producing the protein MHHANTLAVREHNAVSATVKLYIWAAIILIIAEVIGALSIPLGPGKVVLLPMVWALLIGAAIGIASHRLPGSLAIDKRAQARAAAILQPALLVFIAKLGLVVGGSLPVVMASGWALVFQEFGHFVGTVILGLPVALLLGIKREAIGATFSVGREPSLAIIGERYGMDSPEGRGVLAEYLTGTLFGALFIAIVAGFITSLGIFDPKSLAMGSGIGSGSMMAAAAGAIAAQQTPEVAKEVMALAAAANLITTTLGTYFTLFISLPLAVWGYRVLEPLIGRTTKASVFDNGPASNEVSLETPDLGWLGRISAWFAAGGLALLANYVGYKVLSPDAFAGMAIMIGAVFVGELLCSLLRRKIPAVCTVSVVAMLLTSPLCPWAAEISRLVGSINMLAVITPMLAFAGLSIAKDLPAFRRLGWRIVLVSFLANFGTFIGAVLIAEFFH
- a CDS encoding NAD(P)-dependent alcohol dehydrogenase → MTIHAYGAHAGDQPLVPLQITRRAPGADDVQIDIAFCGICHSDLHQVRAEWAGTQFPCVPGHEIVGRVTAKGAHVAAFEVGDLVGVGCIVDSCQHCEDCDQGLENYCDGMIGTYNFPTPDAPGHTLGGYSQQIVVHQRYVLRIRHPQAQLAAVAPLLCAGITTWSPLRHWNIGPGKKVGIVGIGGLGHMGIKLAHALGAHVVAFTTSESKREAARQLGADEVVVTGNPDELAAHRKSFDLILNTVAAPHDLDALLVLLKRDACMTLVGAPASPHPSPNVFNLITKRRTLAGSMIGGIAETQEMLDFCAEHNIVSDIELIAAEQINQAYERMLKGDVKYRFVIDNATLAP
- a CDS encoding RNA-guided endonuclease InsQ/TnpB family protein, which translates into the protein MQRLQAFKYELMPDGRQERQMRRFAGSCRFVFNKALALQKERHEQGENKLGYAGLCKLLTEWRNSPPTAWLADAPVHPLQQSLKDLGRAYANFFAKRADFPRFKKKGQNNSLRYPDPKQIKLDQTNSRLFLPKLGWLRYRNSRETLGTVKNITVSQSCGKWFVSIQTEREIDEQPTAQGAAIGIDMGIARFATLSDGSFYAPLNSFKRHETALCKAQQAMSRKVRFSRNWKKAKACVQRIHSRIGNARRDYLHKCSTTISQNHAMVCIEDLQVRNMSRSAAGTAEAPGRNVRAKSGLNRSILDQGWFEFRRQLDYKLAWRGGWLIAVPPRDTSRTCPCCGHVSAANRQTQALFRCVGCGFEGNADVVGAINVLRAGHARLACEVSAEVMAPAAGTYRSDSGAARCRA